One genomic window of Salvelinus sp. IW2-2015 unplaced genomic scaffold, ASM291031v2 Un_scaffold16523, whole genome shotgun sequence includes the following:
- the LOC112080827 gene encoding uncharacterized protein gives MIHSFVHSFISPFCTFVSPFYTSVSPFYTFVSPFCTFVSPFCTFVSPFCTFVSPFYTFVSPFYTSSSFRTFISPFYTFVSPFCTFVDPFYTFVSLSARSSETQLKWAGRRLETDVCVAGQQAPDPDVIQNYVKKIQDAAEQGVLFVGFLQQPGGGPCFLGHMDPEDLSSLHSSPSPIRRHPTSTTVSTTASPSESTIPDLIPTESTEPHQNLLEPEHDRNTELKTPEYKSVELRTIEQIPTDTSQVELDMSSTELVENTQDSTEVESTDREHNHSPVRIPSIEDQPNHSPDEAANPPERLQSPNPIDPACDHHNHVPTELNSDQDQLQSCNPIETTCIKRHQNESQVDFIRTLLPNFSPAELTDGLGGPDADRRRQGDRQSPSPQTQNQRLIPKQDHGTDNLVQSPELDNGDRGSESWTERGCNHGNRGTGGDLDKYQRSSRVPPHNNNNHIRVKSPDRDKRAVGSPPAQSRGQLFALYNHTGELSSSLRFYSFRVPLGMQREAGLVTEVDAHWLDHMTQHFISGARLIDGFFHLGDDNDSGVSSVDIVFIFQSSSEETPPTSYDAIVVEQWTIVDGVVVRTDYIPLLQSLAPYGWRLMCVLPTPIVKTNSDGSLSTKQILFLQRPTLQRKRKDFKKLNLRGRNKAKKNSAGEMLKEERKNMSPVMERGMDEQKRNTEEEESEARRNWDNNRNEKGSAVERGRLKREEEERECETDSQEVFPQSTEGVATDLNQEVEWENGKVPLARQEKAVRFADVNQKNDEVKSEEKITQQLSERALFSGVC, from the exons ATGATCCATAGTTTTGTTCACTCCTTCATCAGTCCTTTCTGCACGTTCGTCAGTCCTTTCTACACGTCCGTCAGTCCTTTCTACACGTTCGTCAGTCCTTTCTGCACGTTCGTCAGTCCTTTCTGCACGTTCGTCAGTCCTTTCTGCACGTTCGTCAGTCCTTTCTACACGTTCGTCAGTCCTTTCTACACGTCATCATCCTTTCGCACCTTCATCAGTCCTTTCTACACGTTCGTCAGTCCTTTCTGCACGTTCGTCGATCCTTTCTACACGTTCGTCAGTCTTTCTGCACGTTC TTCAGAGACCCAGCTGAAGTGGGCAGGCCGTCGCCTGGAGACAGACGTGTGTGTGGCGGGTCAACAGGCCCCCGACCCGGATGTCATCCAGAACTACGTGAAGAAG atccAGGATGCGGCAGAGCAGGGTGTTCTGTTTGTGGGCTTCCTGCAGCAGCCTGGTGGGGGACCTTGTTTCCTGGGACACATGGACCCTGAAGACCTGTCCTCCCTGCACTCCAGCCCCTCCCCCATACGCAGACACCCCACCAGTACCACTGTCAGCACCACGGCCAGCCCCTCAGAATCCACTATACCAGACCTCATCCCTACAGAGTCTACGGAACCCCACCAGAACCTCTTAGAACCAGAACACGACCGGAACACAGAACTGAAAACACCAGAATACAAGTCGGTAGAACTCAGAACAATTGAACAGATTCCTACAGATACCAGTCAGGTGGAGCTGGACATGAGCTCAACAGAACTGGTAGAGAACACGCAGGACTCTACTGAAGTAGAATCAACAGACAGGGAACACAATCACAGTCCAGTCAGAATACCCTCAATAGAGGATCAACCAAACCATAGTCCAGATGAAGCAGCAAACCCACCAGAGAGACTGCAGAGTCCCAACCCAATCGATCCAGCCTGTGACCACCACAACCATGTCCCAACTGAACTCAATAGCGACCAGGATCAACTACAGTCCTGCAACCCAATAGAGACCACATGTATAAAGAGACATCAGAATGAAAGCCAAGTAGACTTCATCAGGACTCTACTACCAAACTTCAGCCCAGCAGAGTTAACAGATGGACTTGGTGGTCCAGACGCAGACAGACGGcgccagggagacagacagagtccAAGCCCTCAGACACAGAACCAGAGACTGATACCAAAACAGGACCATGGCACAGACAACCTGGTCCAGTCACCAGAACTAGACAACGGCGACCGGGGGTCGGAATCCTGGACTGAGAGGGGGTGCAACCATGGAAACAGGGGTACGGGGGGTGACCTGGATAAGTATCAGAGAAGCAGCAGAGTCCcgccccacaacaacaacaatcacatTCGGGTCAAGAGTCCAGACAGAGATAAGAGGGCTGTGGGGTCCCCACCAGCACAGAGCA gagGGCAGCTGTTTGCCCTGTACAACCACACAGGGGAGCTGTCCAGCTCTCTGAGGTTCTACTCCTTCAGGGTTCCACTGGGGATGCAGAGAGAGGCGGGGCTAGTGACAGAGGTTGATGCCCACTGGCTAGATCACATGACCCAGCATTTCATCAGTGGAGCTCGCCTCATCGACGGTTTCTTTCACCTTGGAGACGACAATG acagTGGGGTCTCCTCTGTGGACATTGTGTTCATCTTTCAGAGCTCCTCAGAAGAAACCCCACCCACTTCATACGACGCCATCGTGGTGGAGCAGTGGACCATTGTcgat GGGGTAGTGGTAAGGACTGACTACATTCCCTTGCTCCAGTCTCTGGCTCCCTATGGCTGGAGACTGATGTGTGTTCTGCCTACTCCCATCGTTAAGACCAACAG TGATGGCAGCTTGTCCACGAAGCAGATCCTCTTCCTCCAGAGACCTACCCTGCAACGCAAAAGGAAAGACTTCAAG AAGTTGAACCTCAGGGGTCGGAACAAGGCGAAGAAAAACTCTGCCGGAGAAATgctgaaagaggagagaaagaacatgtccccagtgatggagagagggatggatgaacAGAAGAGGAAcacggaagaggaggagagcgaggcgAGAAGAAACTGGGACAACAACAGAAATGAGAAAGGGAGCGCCGTAGAGAGAGGAAGActcaagagagaagaggaggagagagagtgtgagacagaTTCTCAAGAAGTCTTCCCGCAGAGTACAGAGGGTGTGGCCACAGACCTCAACCAGGAAGTAGAGTGGGAGAATGGCAAAGTCCCATTGGCCAGACAGGAGAAGGCTGTTAGGTTTGCGGATGTCAATCAGAAGAATGATGAAGTGAAGTCAGAGGAGAAGATCACACAGCAGCTGAGTGAAAGAGCGCTGTTTTCTGGAGTATGTTAA